From a single Populus nigra chromosome 18, ddPopNigr1.1, whole genome shotgun sequence genomic region:
- the LOC133677888 gene encoding chaperonin 60 subunit alpha 2, chloroplastic-like isoform X2: MNDLAGGDTTTAIILACEMIETAMLAVAFGANPVSVEKGMDVPVKDLVKVLKKNSFPVKGKDDIKAVASISAGNDEYVGNLIAETIENVGSDGVISLESSWTSDTCMIIEGMKGSNRVAILCKPSGSHACLYAAPIHHKPGKIFGGV, translated from the exons ATGAATGATTTGGCTGGAGGTGACACTACTACTGCTATTATCTTGGCTTGTGAAATGATCGAAACAGCAATGTTGGCAGTTGCTTTTGGGGCTAACCCTGTTTCTGTAGAGAAAGGAATGGATGTGCCTGTCAAAGATTTGGTCAAGGTATTGAAAAAGAATAGCTTTCCAGTAAAAGGGAAGGATGATATAAAGG CGGTTGCTTCAATTTCTGCTGGAAATGATGAATACGTTGGGAACTTAATTGCTGAAACTATAGAGAATGTTGGCTCTGATGGAGTAATCTCTCTTGAATCATCTTGGACCTCAGATACGTGTATGATAATAGAAGGAATGAAG GGTAGTAACCGGGTAGCAATACTGTGTAAACCCTCTGGCTCCCATGCAT GCTTATATGCCGCCCCAATTCATCACAAACCAGGAAAAATCTTTGGTGGAGTTTGA
- the LOC133677888 gene encoding chaperonin 60 subunit alpha 2, chloroplastic-like isoform X1: MNDLAGGDTTTAIILACEMIETAMLAVAFGANPVSVEKGMDVPVKDLVKVLKKNSFPVKGKDDIKAVASISAGNDEYVGNLIAETIENVGSDGVISLESSWTSDTCMIIEGMKGSNRVAILCKPSGSHACINFSTFSLLLMHGYIFFSL, from the exons ATGAATGATTTGGCTGGAGGTGACACTACTACTGCTATTATCTTGGCTTGTGAAATGATCGAAACAGCAATGTTGGCAGTTGCTTTTGGGGCTAACCCTGTTTCTGTAGAGAAAGGAATGGATGTGCCTGTCAAAGATTTGGTCAAGGTATTGAAAAAGAATAGCTTTCCAGTAAAAGGGAAGGATGATATAAAGG CGGTTGCTTCAATTTCTGCTGGAAATGATGAATACGTTGGGAACTTAATTGCTGAAACTATAGAGAATGTTGGCTCTGATGGAGTAATCTCTCTTGAATCATCTTGGACCTCAGATACGTGTATGATAATAGAAGGAATGAAG GGTAGTAACCGGGTAGCAATACTGTGTAAACCCTCTGGCTCCCATGCATGTATAAATTTTTCAACGTTTTCTCTGTTATTGATGcatggatatatatttttttcattatga